One Candidatus Coatesbacteria bacterium DNA window includes the following coding sequences:
- a CDS encoding AAA family ATPase has translation MDELRRDLERFLPPGLVRYAVSDAERIDALQRELGVLERRHHTLALAWPLRGVLEGGGFLLPGTVLAGDVGAQDHPTHRRAAEVLLAALEEYNGRLLAWGAGTFLAFFPGVTASGSSTQANYFRACQTASEMAELELPGLRQALTAGRGGLVVCAALERKLTVPVGGAVGAALTLTAAAEPGTIRLSTTMAEVVAERFQVVEGSGGPLLGTILSGRRVNKALVEDQAPVPPEHLLDRLAQAAAGMERARPWLAPWQLEPLGARFSGRRPLTAEAVLALAWPPPGESANRGAALEERLRVEAELCANWDGELWGLVPHPDGLCSAYAFPDVRAAGAAALAVLAETDDRGGAIEVGELCDHYLRGPRSSAAAPAGRALRSACGEALLAPTGELVCHPASRDEVEPEFEIVRSLEVADRPLAVLRAAAEREEAGRPLLGCGELLEKTDAWLEELRRGGSIVGVVTGGPGAGKSRACRELRDLFAELGDAHLFRCQSWWAYDPYSLWRRTLLAIWGPPASTAANRALREALGEAAPRLGEFISRFTGGELSEPLWGLSPRQKGQMAGELLLAALRAREGRPLALVIDDADWLDAGSLQLVRSLSAAGLPLAVILCCRRAPEELSAQYAELQPLEPDEAADLFADAAGRPGPFIERLPRRELVPGKLSHLAALAAAGADPALGARLSLERLGQELLRLEPDGEAPQLVSVLGPRFGAGDLAAVTDGVSELRRRLESSRLLERSGGEYAFRGRAVWQAAYTALEPRRRRELHFRAARFYQRQHRGVVAQAVAHFMNCGDPGERVTALELAGERAAAVGSFTAARRYLREAVAAATNRRDTRRLIAKLAAIHTHARNYPEADRLYDNLLEEAEEAEQRQAAELALDRAELQLAVGDPEMIERWVARAAALEPELDPPRRSYLLGEAAKLRGDAEAAREHLGRAAEAPTPEGARAAVRLGRLLLGADETAEALEFLRRAEAWARQQSHVALIVEAVRLAADAHAARGAVDEARAALEQALERERALLQVQPVAETLSALADFYAAAGERRRALDCLTEAEATFTRLELPVKRLDARERRAAVSADLGRIAVAREILEEVSVKRRGLRDRFGATRCALLEGRLAALQGDWRTANNAYDQALLGAREVADEELIAAARRGHAHSLLHQGRLAEFDESLGELEAAEAALLSGELYRLLYLFDTAAREHRRTLDADPDSLERRLALALDHLSAGNSRAGKRLLAETAWPPAPRLELELDYRRARVLVTLIEHKPARETELQRYRELAEGADAVVHRALAAKDAAAGLVLDGELAAARELIDSALTREPPAIVGWQLQFFAGLLAGRDGDADARGEFFGQALRSLEDFRRRLPDAELQRRLQRSETYNALRRG, from the coding sequence GTGGATGAGCTGCGGCGCGATCTGGAACGCTTTCTGCCCCCGGGGCTGGTGCGCTACGCCGTCAGCGACGCCGAGCGCATCGACGCCCTGCAGCGGGAGCTGGGCGTTCTCGAACGCCGCCACCACACCCTGGCCCTGGCCTGGCCTCTGCGCGGGGTCCTCGAGGGCGGGGGCTTTTTGCTGCCCGGAACGGTGCTGGCCGGCGATGTCGGCGCCCAGGACCACCCGACCCACCGGCGGGCCGCCGAGGTGCTGCTGGCGGCCCTCGAGGAGTACAACGGCCGGCTGTTGGCCTGGGGCGCGGGGACCTTCCTGGCCTTCTTCCCCGGAGTCACCGCCTCGGGCTCCAGCACCCAGGCCAATTATTTTCGCGCCTGCCAGACGGCCAGCGAGATGGCCGAGCTCGAGCTCCCCGGCCTGCGCCAGGCCTTGACGGCGGGGCGGGGTGGTCTGGTGGTCTGCGCCGCCCTGGAGCGCAAGCTGACCGTGCCCGTCGGTGGAGCCGTCGGCGCGGCCCTGACCCTGACCGCGGCCGCCGAGCCGGGGACGATCCGCCTGTCGACGACGATGGCCGAGGTGGTCGCCGAGCGCTTCCAGGTCGTCGAGGGCTCCGGCGGTCCCCTGTTGGGAACCATCCTCTCCGGCCGTCGGGTCAACAAGGCCCTCGTCGAAGACCAGGCCCCCGTGCCGCCCGAGCATCTCCTCGACCGCCTGGCCCAGGCGGCGGCGGGGATGGAGCGCGCCCGGCCCTGGCTGGCCCCCTGGCAACTCGAGCCCCTGGGCGCCCGCTTCAGCGGACGGCGACCGCTGACCGCCGAGGCCGTCCTGGCCCTGGCCTGGCCGCCACCGGGCGAATCGGCCAACCGCGGCGCCGCCCTCGAGGAGCGCCTGCGCGTCGAGGCCGAACTCTGCGCCAACTGGGACGGCGAGCTCTGGGGGTTGGTACCGCACCCCGACGGACTCTGCAGCGCCTACGCCTTCCCCGACGTCCGCGCCGCCGGTGCGGCGGCCCTGGCCGTGCTGGCCGAGACCGACGATCGCGGCGGGGCCATCGAGGTCGGCGAACTCTGCGATCATTACCTGCGGGGTCCCCGCTCCTCGGCGGCGGCTCCGGCGGGGAGGGCCTTGCGTTCGGCCTGCGGTGAGGCCCTGCTGGCCCCGACCGGGGAGCTGGTCTGTCATCCCGCCAGCCGGGACGAGGTCGAGCCGGAATTCGAAATCGTCCGCAGCCTCGAAGTCGCCGATCGCCCCCTGGCCGTGCTGCGCGCCGCCGCCGAGCGCGAGGAGGCCGGCCGGCCCCTGTTGGGCTGCGGCGAGCTGCTGGAGAAAACGGACGCCTGGCTGGAGGAGTTGCGCCGCGGCGGCTCCATCGTCGGCGTGGTCACCGGCGGCCCCGGAGCGGGTAAGAGCCGGGCCTGCCGCGAGCTGCGCGACCTGTTCGCCGAGCTGGGCGACGCCCACCTGTTCCGTTGCCAATCCTGGTGGGCCTACGATCCCTACAGCCTGTGGCGGCGGACCCTGCTGGCCATCTGGGGCCCCCCGGCCAGCACGGCGGCCAACCGGGCCCTGCGCGAGGCCCTCGGCGAGGCGGCCCCGCGCCTGGGCGAGTTCATCAGCCGCTTCACCGGCGGCGAGCTCTCCGAACCGCTGTGGGGCTTGAGCCCGCGCCAGAAGGGTCAGATGGCCGGCGAGCTGCTGCTGGCCGCCCTGCGCGCCCGCGAGGGCCGACCCCTGGCCCTGGTCATCGACGACGCCGACTGGCTCGACGCCGGCAGCCTGCAACTGGTGCGTTCGTTGAGCGCGGCCGGTCTGCCCCTGGCGGTGATCCTCTGCTGCCGCCGGGCCCCGGAGGAGCTGAGCGCCCAGTACGCCGAACTCCAGCCCCTCGAACCCGACGAAGCCGCCGACCTGTTCGCCGACGCCGCCGGGCGTCCCGGGCCTTTCATCGAGCGCCTGCCGCGACGGGAGCTGGTACCGGGCAAGCTGTCCCACCTGGCCGCCCTGGCCGCCGCCGGAGCCGATCCGGCCCTGGGCGCTCGGCTGTCCCTGGAGCGCCTGGGGCAGGAGCTGCTGCGTCTGGAGCCCGACGGCGAGGCGCCGCAACTGGTCTCCGTCCTGGGGCCCCGCTTCGGCGCCGGGGACCTGGCCGCCGTCACCGACGGGGTCAGCGAGCTGCGCCGCCGGCTCGAATCCAGCCGCCTGCTGGAGCGCAGCGGCGGCGAGTACGCCTTCCGCGGCCGCGCCGTCTGGCAGGCCGCCTACACCGCCCTGGAACCTCGCCGTCGCCGGGAGCTGCACTTTCGCGCCGCCCGTTTCTACCAGCGCCAGCACCGCGGCGTCGTCGCCCAGGCCGTCGCCCACTTCATGAACTGCGGCGATCCCGGTGAGCGGGTCACGGCGCTGGAGCTCGCCGGAGAGCGCGCCGCCGCCGTCGGCTCCTTCACCGCCGCCCGCCGCTACCTCCGCGAAGCCGTCGCCGCCGCCACCAACCGCCGCGACACCCGCCGCCTGATCGCCAAGCTGGCCGCCATCCACACCCACGCCCGCAACTACCCCGAGGCCGACCGGCTCTACGACAACCTGCTCGAGGAGGCCGAGGAAGCCGAGCAGCGCCAGGCCGCCGAGTTGGCCCTCGATCGCGCCGAGCTCCAACTCGCCGTCGGCGATCCCGAGATGATCGAGCGCTGGGTCGCCCGCGCCGCCGCCCTGGAACCCGAGCTCGATCCACCGCGCCGGTCCTATCTACTCGGTGAGGCCGCCAAACTGCGCGGCGACGCCGAGGCGGCCCGCGAACATCTGGGTCGGGCCGCCGAAGCGCCCACCCCCGAGGGCGCCCGGGCCGCCGTCCGCCTCGGTCGACTGCTCCTCGGGGCTGATGAAACCGCCGAGGCTCTGGAATTTCTCCGGCGCGCCGAAGCCTGGGCCCGGCAGCAGAGCCATGTGGCCCTGATCGTCGAGGCCGTCCGCCTGGCCGCCGACGCCCACGCCGCCCGCGGCGCCGTCGACGAGGCCCGCGCGGCCCTCGAACAGGCCCTCGAGCGCGAGCGCGCCCTGCTGCAGGTCCAGCCCGTCGCCGAGACCCTGAGCGCCCTGGCCGATTTCTACGCCGCCGCCGGGGAGCGCCGCCGGGCCCTCGACTGCCTGACCGAGGCCGAGGCTACCTTCACCCGCCTCGAACTGCCCGTCAAACGCCTCGACGCCCGGGAGCGCCGCGCCGCCGTCAGCGCCGACCTGGGCCGGATCGCCGTCGCCCGAGAGATCCTCGAAGAGGTGAGCGTCAAGCGCCGCGGCCTGCGCGACCGTTTCGGCGCCACCCGCTGCGCCCTGCTCGAGGGCCGCTTGGCCGCCCTGCAGGGTGACTGGCGCACCGCCAACAATGCCTACGACCAGGCCCTCCTCGGCGCCCGCGAGGTCGCCGACGAAGAGCTGATCGCCGCCGCCCGACGCGGCCACGCCCACTCGCTGTTACATCAAGGAAGACTCGCCGAGTTCGACGAAAGCCTCGGGGAACTGGAAGCCGCCGAAGCCGCCTTGCTGAGCGGCGAACTATACCGCCTGCTCTACCTCTTCGACACCGCCGCCCGGGAGCACCGCCGGACCCTCGACGCCGACCCCGACTCCCTCGAACGCCGCCTGGCCCTGGCCCTCGATCACCTGAGCGCCGGCAACAGCCGGGCCGGAAAGCGCCTGCTCGCCGAAACCGCCTGGCCGCCGGCCCCCAGACTCGAACTGGAACTCGATTACCGTCGGGCCCGGGTGCTAGTGACCCTGATCGAACACAAACCCGCCCGGGAAACCGAGCTCCAACGCTACCGCGAGCTGGCCGAAGGCGCCGACGCCGTCGTCCACCGCGCCCTGGCCGCCAAGGACGCCGCCGCCGGCCTGGTCCTCGACGGTGAACTCGCCGCCGCCCGGGAGCTCATCGACAGCGCCCTGACCCGCGAACCGCCCGCGATCGTCGGCTGGCAGTTGCAGTTCTTCGCCGGTCTGCTCGCCGGACGCGACGGCGACGCCGACGCCCGCGGCGAGTTCTTCGGCCAAGCCCTGCGTTCCCTCGAAGACTTCCGCCGCCGCCTGCCCGACGCCGAACTCCAGCGACGCCTCCAGCGCAGCGAAACCTACAACGCCCTGCGCCGCGGCTGA
- the mutS gene encoding DNA mismatch repair protein MutS has protein sequence MAAKDPNDTPMMRQYRSFKERYPGYLLLFRMGDFYETFGDDAVTVAEALSITLTSRDKGREDAVPLAGIPIKALDTYLPRLLRRGYKVALAEQLEDPAQAKGLVERGVVRLYTQGTLFEEELLPDGGANYLAAVHADRRGFGLALCELSTGELLLADYAGGEARRTLLGELARRRPREFLLSEAAGFLRDELDSAAVTLRPAGDFSRADAERRLREHYGVGSLEGYGAAGFGAALGAAGAVLAYLEETQLGEPVALRPPRPLHGVSKLLLDRSTIDTLELVSSAGDRASSKRSLLALLDHSATPMGRRLLHRWLVAPLARLEPIMTRQAAVAELAEDARARKRLVAALSGTGDLERAVGRAAHRRAGARDLVLIRENLRRAPELTEWLGRREGAHWSELGAGLEELTALRALLERGLVEEPGRLGSGAVIARGYDEAFDRALDELDEAEEWIRNLQQTERERSGVDSLKVGFNKVFGYYLEIPRSRSDEVPEHYIRKQTLVAAERFITPELKEKEAVITRSRERLAGLEGRIFRRLLEEVAGWAGPLGELAGALARLDVITSLAATAAELGWCRPEIDEGLVLEIEEGRHPLVERHTAGPFVPNDCRLDADERQIMLLTGPNMAGKSTYIRQLGLAVVLAQVGSFVPARRMRLGLVDAVYTRVGAADDIARGLSTFMVEMTETARIVNCATPRSLLLLDEVGRGTSTSDGVAIAWAVAEHIHNAGGLGARTVFATHYHELTRLVEELPRAFNMQLAVSEDGGEVRFLHRVEPGAARTSYGVHVARLAGLPRGVVRRARALLRQFEKDRLGAPTAQLTLAPAAPVDNEPDYAWLAAELRSANPDALTPLAALNLLAQWRGRLEADGGDDEGNQPAGG, from the coding sequence ATGGCAGCCAAAGACCCCAACGACACACCGATGATGCGCCAGTACCGTTCCTTCAAGGAGCGCTACCCGGGCTACCTGCTGCTGTTCCGGATGGGCGATTTCTACGAGACCTTCGGCGACGACGCGGTCACTGTGGCCGAGGCGCTCTCGATCACCCTGACCAGCCGGGACAAGGGCCGGGAAGACGCCGTCCCCCTGGCGGGCATTCCGATCAAGGCCTTGGATACCTACCTGCCCCGTCTGCTGCGCCGGGGCTACAAGGTGGCCCTGGCCGAGCAGCTCGAGGATCCGGCCCAGGCCAAGGGTCTCGTTGAGCGCGGCGTGGTGCGGCTCTATACTCAGGGCACCCTCTTCGAGGAGGAGCTGCTGCCCGACGGCGGGGCCAACTATCTGGCCGCCGTTCATGCCGATCGACGGGGCTTCGGCCTGGCGTTGTGCGAGTTGTCGACGGGGGAACTGCTGCTGGCGGATTACGCCGGCGGCGAGGCCCGCCGCACCCTGCTGGGGGAGCTGGCCCGCCGGCGGCCGCGGGAGTTCCTGCTCAGCGAGGCCGCCGGCTTCCTGCGCGATGAGCTGGATTCCGCCGCCGTGACCCTGCGGCCCGCGGGGGATTTCAGCCGCGCCGACGCCGAGCGCCGTCTGCGGGAGCACTACGGGGTCGGCTCCCTCGAGGGCTACGGAGCCGCCGGGTTCGGCGCCGCCTTGGGGGCCGCCGGGGCCGTGCTGGCCTATCTCGAGGAAACCCAGCTCGGCGAGCCGGTCGCCCTGCGGCCGCCGCGTCCCCTGCACGGCGTCTCGAAGTTGCTGCTCGACCGCTCGACGATCGACACCCTGGAGCTGGTCAGCTCGGCCGGCGACCGCGCCTCGTCCAAGCGCAGCCTGCTGGCCCTGCTGGATCACAGCGCGACGCCGATGGGCCGCCGCTTGCTGCACCGCTGGCTGGTGGCGCCCCTGGCCCGCCTCGAGCCGATCATGACCCGCCAGGCCGCCGTGGCCGAACTGGCCGAGGATGCCCGGGCCCGCAAGCGCCTCGTCGCGGCCCTGAGCGGGACGGGCGATCTGGAACGCGCCGTGGGCCGGGCGGCCCACCGGCGGGCCGGAGCCCGGGATCTGGTGCTGATCCGGGAGAACCTGCGCCGGGCGCCGGAGCTGACGGAGTGGCTGGGGCGGCGCGAGGGCGCCCACTGGTCCGAACTCGGCGCCGGGCTGGAGGAACTGACGGCTCTGCGCGCCCTGCTGGAGCGCGGCCTGGTCGAGGAGCCGGGGCGGCTGGGTTCCGGGGCGGTGATCGCCCGGGGTTACGACGAGGCCTTCGATCGGGCCCTCGACGAACTCGACGAGGCCGAGGAGTGGATCCGCAATCTACAGCAAACCGAGCGCGAACGCTCGGGCGTCGACAGCCTCAAGGTGGGCTTCAACAAAGTCTTCGGTTACTATCTCGAGATCCCGCGCTCCCGCTCCGACGAGGTTCCCGAGCACTACATCCGCAAGCAGACCCTGGTGGCCGCCGAACGCTTCATCACCCCGGAGCTCAAGGAGAAGGAGGCGGTCATCACCCGCAGCCGGGAACGGCTGGCCGGTCTCGAGGGGCGGATCTTCCGCCGCCTGCTCGAGGAGGTCGCCGGCTGGGCCGGCCCCCTGGGCGAGCTGGCCGGCGCCCTGGCCCGTCTCGACGTCATCACCTCCCTGGCGGCGACGGCCGCCGAGCTGGGTTGGTGCCGCCCCGAGATCGACGAGGGTCTGGTGCTGGAGATCGAGGAGGGCCGGCATCCCCTCGTCGAGCGCCATACCGCCGGGCCCTTCGTCCCCAACGACTGCCGCCTGGACGCCGACGAGCGGCAGATCATGCTGCTCACCGGCCCCAACATGGCCGGTAAGTCGACCTACATCCGCCAGCTCGGTTTGGCCGTGGTGCTGGCCCAGGTCGGCTCCTTCGTTCCGGCCCGACGGATGCGTCTGGGGCTGGTCGACGCCGTCTACACCCGTGTGGGCGCCGCCGACGATATCGCCCGCGGCCTGTCGACCTTCATGGTCGAGATGACGGAGACGGCGCGGATCGTCAACTGCGCCACGCCGCGCAGCCTGCTGCTCCTCGACGAGGTCGGCCGGGGCACCAGCACCTCCGACGGGGTGGCCATCGCCTGGGCCGTGGCCGAGCACATCCACAACGCCGGGGGTCTCGGTGCGCGGACCGTCTTCGCCACTCACTACCACGAGCTGACCCGCCTGGTCGAGGAGCTGCCCCGGGCCTTCAACATGCAGTTGGCGGTCAGCGAGGACGGCGGCGAGGTACGCTTCCTGCACCGTGTCGAACCCGGCGCCGCCCGCACCAGCTACGGCGTCCACGTCGCCCGCCTGGCCGGACTGCCCCGGGGCGTAGTCCGGCGGGCCCGGGCCCTGCTGCGCCAGTTCGAGAAGGACCGCCTCGGCGCGCCGACGGCCCAGTTGACCCTGGCGCCGGCCGCGCCCGTCGACAACGAACCCGACTACGCCTGGTTGGCGGCCGAGCTGCGCTCGGCGAACCCCGACGCCCTGACGCCCCTGGCCGCCCTCAACCTGCTGGCCCAGTGGCGCGGTCGCCTGGAGGCCGACGGCGGCGACGATGAAGGAAATCAGCCCGCCGGCGGGTAG
- a CDS encoding HD domain-containing protein, whose product MLELEDLSEVLRRAAEEPQSFQGFLLIKQRTVKMTKRGDPFLHLTLADATAAVTGVVFADHSAYETLRDPETVFIALRGVVENNPTYGMQLVIREARPVRDADRELGFDESRLVPSTPYDIDALWREALELVESIAEEALREVVRELLTAHEEQLRRAPAARTIHQAYRGGLLEHMVFVARDARYYADKYPELDADLLLAGALLHDIGKLVELDDGPPYDYTDAGRLMGHLYQGARMIEEAATTAELENDKTMQLVHLILSHHGEREYGAVTTPKTREAVLLHYLDNIDAKLAIFRRYVAQAGPGNWTEPAWELGRAPLWKGGDD is encoded by the coding sequence ATGCTGGAACTCGAAGACCTGAGCGAGGTGCTGCGCCGCGCCGCGGAGGAACCCCAATCCTTCCAGGGCTTTCTGTTGATCAAGCAACGCACAGTCAAGATGACCAAACGCGGCGATCCCTTCCTCCATCTCACCCTGGCCGACGCCACGGCGGCGGTCACCGGCGTGGTCTTCGCCGACCACAGCGCCTACGAGACCCTGCGCGATCCGGAAACCGTCTTCATCGCCCTGCGCGGCGTGGTCGAGAACAACCCGACATACGGGATGCAGCTCGTCATCCGCGAGGCCCGGCCGGTACGCGATGCCGATCGGGAACTGGGATTCGACGAGTCCCGCCTCGTACCCTCGACGCCCTACGACATCGACGCCCTCTGGCGAGAGGCTCTCGAACTGGTGGAATCGATCGCCGAAGAGGCCCTGCGCGAGGTCGTCCGCGAGCTGCTGACCGCGCACGAGGAACAACTGCGCCGCGCCCCCGCGGCGCGGACCATCCACCAGGCCTACCGCGGCGGCCTGCTCGAACACATGGTCTTCGTCGCCCGGGACGCCCGTTATTACGCCGACAAGTACCCGGAACTCGACGCCGACCTGCTGCTGGCCGGCGCCCTGCTCCACGACATCGGCAAGCTCGTCGAACTGGACGACGGTCCACCCTACGACTATACCGACGCCGGACGCCTGATGGGACACCTCTATCAGGGGGCGCGGATGATCGAGGAGGCCGCCACGACCGCCGAGCTCGAAAACGACAAGACCATGCAGCTCGTCCATCTGATCCTCTCCCACCACGGCGAGCGGGAGTACGGCGCCGTCACCACACCCAAGACCCGGGAGGCCGTCCTGCTGCACTACCTGGACAACATCGACGCCAAGCTGGCCATCTTCCGCCGCTACGTCGCCCAGGCCGGACCCGGCAACTGGACCGAGCCCGCCTGGGAGCTGGGACGGGCCCCGCTGTGGAAAGGCGGCGACGACTGA
- a CDS encoding PQQ-binding-like beta-propeller repeat protein — MDKPRWLMLVVPAVLTTVVAIAADDYLEQSMPDITQQSALGEYNYGDPDVPQAAAETVLAGDELAIVVESFETDLDGEGWRLAVPGGRPLATPAVGDGLVYVGGGFGSYEFYAFDADDGAAAWMFKSGDDGPTAAVFDQGRVAFNTESCILYVLDAASGQMVWGEWLGDPLMAQPAITGKRIVMTYPGQGGHRITARELESGRKIWDVPIIGEVLSAPIIDDDSVYFTCLEGTVYRLDLATGAEIFSEQLLATSAPWIADGEIYVSQREEGDEEDEYGTLAYEGLARLDDKTGTRTNEELWQRRKADYLRHAYNAEQAYHEEQAAADSSVGFAAAPETAQLHQAAGNVGLSSVSGVWAYQGSRPVVRGDRSWASQGDAVICTDIDSGEVLFEYFYEPEGERLGGRMLTPPSFADDKLVIGTEDGYVICLDADDGELLWRVEIGEPVRFQPALWDGWVYVGTDYGTLVGFDTGDDDLTDWAMWGGNAEHNG; from the coding sequence TTGGTTGTCCCGGCCGTGCTGACTACCGTCGTCGCTATCGCCGCCGACGACTACCTGGAACAGAGCATGCCCGATATTACGCAGCAGAGTGCGCTGGGTGAGTACAACTACGGTGACCCCGATGTACCCCAGGCGGCCGCGGAGACGGTCCTTGCCGGTGACGAGCTGGCTATCGTCGTGGAGAGCTTCGAGACGGACCTCGACGGTGAGGGCTGGCGGCTCGCCGTTCCCGGCGGCCGGCCTCTGGCCACCCCGGCGGTTGGCGACGGGCTGGTCTACGTCGGCGGCGGTTTCGGCTCCTACGAGTTCTACGCCTTCGACGCCGACGACGGCGCGGCGGCCTGGATGTTCAAGTCCGGCGACGATGGTCCCACCGCTGCCGTCTTCGATCAGGGCCGGGTGGCCTTCAATACCGAAAGCTGCATCCTCTACGTTCTCGACGCCGCCAGCGGCCAGATGGTCTGGGGCGAATGGCTGGGCGACCCGCTGATGGCCCAGCCGGCGATCACCGGCAAGCGGATCGTGATGACCTATCCGGGTCAGGGCGGTCATCGGATAACCGCCCGCGAGCTGGAGAGCGGCCGCAAGATCTGGGACGTCCCCATCATCGGAGAGGTGCTCAGTGCCCCGATCATCGACGACGACTCCGTCTACTTCACCTGCCTCGAGGGCACGGTCTACCGCCTGGATTTGGCGACCGGGGCCGAGATCTTCAGCGAACAATTGCTGGCCACCAGCGCCCCCTGGATCGCCGACGGCGAGATCTACGTCAGCCAGCGCGAGGAAGGCGACGAGGAGGACGAGTACGGTACGCTCGCCTACGAGGGCCTGGCCCGCCTCGACGACAAGACCGGTACCCGCACCAATGAAGAACTGTGGCAGCGACGTAAGGCCGATTACCTGCGCCACGCCTACAACGCCGAACAGGCCTACCACGAAGAACAAGCGGCGGCCGACTCCTCTGTCGGTTTCGCCGCCGCCCCGGAGACGGCCCAACTGCACCAGGCCGCCGGCAACGTGGGTCTGTCCAGCGTCTCCGGCGTCTGGGCCTACCAGGGATCGCGGCCCGTGGTCCGCGGGGACCGCTCCTGGGCCTCTCAGGGCGACGCCGTCATCTGCACCGACATCGACTCCGGCGAGGTGCTCTTCGAGTATTTTTACGAGCCGGAGGGCGAACGCCTGGGCGGCCGGATGCTCACTCCGCCCTCCTTCGCCGACGACAAGCTCGTCATCGGCACCGAAGACGGCTACGTGATCTGCCTCGACGCCGACGACGGCGAGCTGTTGTGGCGGGTCGAGATCGGCGAGCCCGTGCGCTTCCAGCCCGCCCTGTGGGACGGCTGGGTTTACGTGGGCACCGACTACGGCACCCTGGTGGGCTTCGACACCGGCGACGACGACCTGACCGACTGGGCGATGTGGGGCGGCAACGCCGAACACAACGGCTAG